The Apium graveolens cultivar Ventura chromosome 6, ASM990537v1, whole genome shotgun sequence genome contains a region encoding:
- the LOC141663721 gene encoding NAC domain-containing protein 71-like, with the protein MGGASLPPGFRFHPTDEELVGYYLKRKVEGLEIELEVIPVIDLYKFEPWELPAKSFLPMRDMEWFFFCPRDRKYPNGSRTNRATRTGYWKATGKDRKIVCQSSAIGYRKTLVFYRGRAPAGDRTDWVMHEYRLSDDVPQDSSSSQGPFALCRIIKKNEQGIKTGDVYGDSKAKQVGCSSSNGVSMSNQASDELVVIPDDMPFQASPLNTPYRTDTMVESESVQVEANSSSQWLSPTFIFDSSTEYSQGQEGVSECFPQNEISNTMTAWDTFGQFEITPSSSYSNFTENVELADDLSHFACMSPYSGHIDYATYFGNGSMPPPEGYDWSNY; encoded by the exons ATGGGAGGTGCTTCATTGCCACCGGGGTTTCGTTTCCATCCTACTGATGAAGAGTTAGTTGGGTATTACCTAAAGAGGAAAGTTGAGGGTCTCGAAATTGAACTTGAAGTGATTCCTGTTATCGATCTTTACAAGTTTGAGCCCTGGGAGTTGCCAG CGAAATCATTTCTTCCTATGCGTGATATGGAGTGGTTTTTCTTCTGTCCTCGTGATCGCAAATACCCAAACGGTTCAAGAACTAATCGAGCTACAAGAACAGGATATTGGAAGGCCACTGGAAAAGACAGGAAAATAGTTTGTCAATCATCTGCAATTGGATATCGAAAAACACTAGTTTTTTATCGAGGAAGAGCTCCAGCAGGTGATAGAACAGATTGGGTGATGCACGAGTATCGTCTTTCAGATGATGTTCCTCAAGATTCCTCAAGCTCTCAG GGACCTTTTGCTCTCTGCCGAATAATAAAAAAGAATGAGCAAGGAATAAAGACGGGTGATGTTTATGGAGACTCAAAGGCTAAACAAGTTGGGTGCAGCTCGAGCAACGGGGTCTCTATGTCAAATCAAGCTTCTGATGAACTTGTGGTCATCCCTGATGACATGCCATTTCAAGCAAGTCCTCTAAATACTCCTTATAGAACAGATACAATGGTGGAAAGTGAATCAGTTCAAGTGGAAGCTAATTCTTCAAGCCAATGGCTTTCACCAACTTTCATATTTGATTCCTCTACG GAGTACTCACAAGGCCAAGAAGGCGTGTCTGAATGCTTCCCGCAGAATGAAATTTCAAATACAATGACCGCATGGGATACATTTGGTCAATTTGAGATAACTCCTAGTTCATCATACTCAAATTTTACAGAGAATGTTGAACTAGCTGATGATCTTAGTCACTTTGCCTGCATGTCGCCTTATTCAGGACACATAGACTATGCGACTTACTTTGGAAATGGGAGCATGCCACCACCTGAAGGTTATGACTGGTCCAATTACTAA
- the LOC141664843 gene encoding uncharacterized protein LOC141664843 yields the protein MSTWNKPNVGSVKVNVKGVFIRPQMRYAVCCVIRDSDGQWVRGCKSMIGLAVPITTALWSIFYGLKLVWEHQDKFVLVESDCEEAVNLVLNPNPGFEMYDLICMIKNIMSESWELCELIYIPSSANIAVAALANKCHI from the coding sequence ATGTCTACATGGAACAAGCCCAATGTTGGTTCAGTGAAGGTTAATGTGAAAGGGGTGTTTATCAGGCCTCAGATGAGATATGCAGTATGCTGTGTGATCAGAGATTCTGATGGCCAGTGGGTAAGAGGATGCAAGAGCATGATTGGCCTTGCAGTGCCAATCACAACAGCACTGTGGAGCATTTTCTATGGTTTAAAGCTTGTATGGGAACACCAAGACAAGTTTGTGCTGGTGGAGAGTGATTGTGAGGAGGCTGTCAATTTGGTCCTCAATCCCAATCCTGGTTTTGAGATGTATGACTTAATCTGCATGATCAAAAATATCATGTCTGAATCGTGGGAGCTTTGTGAGCTTATTTACATTCCCTCCTCTGCAAATATTGCAGTTGCTGCTCTTGCTAACAAATGCCATATCTGA
- the LOC141664041 gene encoding MND1-interacting protein 1-like isoform X2, producing the protein MQAPHSHFSQSSPHFTHTHTLAQIISTTIHSESSKYLNSMGCTVREKHIRANRKPRAVKSDNDHSVKSGLNESGTRLFNYHMGCNNESGQNPNSHFDDSGWGYCTEEQLEEILLKNIEFLYGEAISKLGALGYEEDVAMKAILKNGHCYGGMDVLTNIMHNALTYLNNGCSNGNSDGLEVEPVFVDLRQLEEYSLAGMVCLLQQVKPQLSKGDAMWCLLMSDLHVGRASVMDIPCLPSHGSDGGGCGSTPVSSNVENVGNYPVGVAPALCRFHGGWGFGTGGTSEFPMNGLFSYASEMTLQREIECPKRFNLTPSMKNLLKRNVAAFAAGFRANSKELQTQANGDGKPATGAKTTGTDVQNEESQDAKSQDVVSSMLDKFRDLNLDENIEYVPEDQKDDMILGLLNQIKDLERQVKERKEWAHQKAMQAARKLSHDLTELKMLRMEREENQRLKKGKQTLEDSTMKRLSEMENALRKASGQVDRANAAVRRLETENAEIKAEMEASKLSASESVTTCLEIAKREKKGLKRLLAWEKQKTKFQEDIAAEKQNILELEAQLSGVEASQKGTEDELLSPLICGYWKSFIRICVLTSSIVEYHDVPKKQ; encoded by the exons ATGCAGGCCCCTCATTCTCATTTTTCTCAATCCTCACCCCacttcacacacacacacacacttgcTCAGATCATTTCTACCACAATCCACAGCGAATCTTCAAAATATCT AAATTCAATGGGTTGTACTGTCAGAGAGAAACATATACGTGCCAATAGAAAGCCTAGAGCTGTGAAATCTGATAATGATCATAGTGTAAAATCGGGTTTAAACGAATCGGGCACTAGGCTTTTTAATTACCATATGGGTTGTAATAATGAGTCGGGTCAAAACCCTAATTCCCATTTTGATGATAGTGGTTGGGGGTATTGTACTGAGGAACAATTGGAGGAGATATTGTTGAAGAATATCGAGTTTCTGTACGGTGAGGCTATTTCGAAGCTTGGTGCTTTGGGTTATGAGGAGGATGTGGCGATGAAGGCCATTTTGAAGAATGGGCATTGTTATGGGGGGATGGATGTTTTGACTAATATTATGCATAATGCGTTGACGTATTTGAATAATGGGTGTAGTAATGGGAATTCAGATGGGCTTGAGGTTGAGCCGGTTTTTGTGGATTTGAGGCAGTTGGAGGAGTATTCGCTTGCGGGTATGGTTTGTTTGTTGCAGCAGGTGAAGCCGCAGTTGAGTAAAGGGGATGCTATGTGGTGTCTTTTAATGAGTGATCTTCATGTCGGTCGGGCTAGTGTGATGGATATTCCGTGCCTTCCTTCACATGGTAGTGATGGTGGTGGATGTGGGAGTACTCCGGTTTCTAGTAATGTGGAGAATGTTGGTAATTATCCTGTTGGTGTTGCACCAGCTCTTTGTAGGTTTCATGGTGGTTGGGGTTTTGGAACTGGAGGTACTTCTGAATTTCCTATGAATGGGTTGTTTTCTTATGCATCGGAGATGACTTTGCAAAGAGAGATTGAGTGCCCAAAGAGGTTTAATCTGACCCCGTCAATGAAGAATTTGTTGAAGAGGAACGTTGCAGCGTTTGCTGCTGGATTTAGAGCAAACTCAAAAGAGTTGCAAACTCAAGCTAATGGTGATGGTAAGCCAGCTACTGGAGCCAAAACTACTGGGACTGATGTTCAGAATGAGGAGTCCCAAGATGCTAAAAGCCAGGACGTGGTTAGTTCAATGCTGGATAAATTTCGTGatttgaatcttgatgagaatatTGAGTATGTTCCGGAGGATCAGAAAGATGATATGATTTTAGGTCTGTTGAATCAGATTAAGGACTTGGAGAGACAGGTGAAGGAGCGGAAAGAATGGGCACACCAAAAGGCAATGCAAGCTGCAAGAAAGTTAAGCCATGACCTGACAGAGCTTAAGATGCTGAGAATGGAAAGGGAAGAGAACCAGCGATTGAAAAAGGGGAAGCAGACACTAGAAGACTCCACCATGAAACGTCTGTCGGAGATGGAGAATGCTTTGAGAAAGGCAAGTGGCCAAGTGGACCGTGCAAATGCAGCTGTGAGGCGGCTTGAGACCGAAAATGCAGAAATAAAGGCAGAAATGGAGGCTTCAAAATTAAGTGCCTCAGAGTCGGTGACTACCTGTCTGGAAATTGCAAAGAGAGAAAAGAAGGGTTTGAAGAGACTCTTGGCTTGGGAGAAACAAAAGACCAAGTTTCAGGAGGACATTGCAGCCGAGAAACAGAACATTCTAGAGTTGGAAGCTCAGTTGTCTGGAGTAGAAGCATCTCAAAAAGGGACTGAG GATGAACTTTTGAGCCCTCTGATCTGTGGTTACTGGAAGTCCTTCATAAGGATATGTGTACTAACCTCTTCCATAGTTGAGTATCATGATGTGCCGAAGAAACAATGA
- the LOC141664041 gene encoding MND1-interacting protein 1-like isoform X1 produces the protein MQAPHSHFSQSSPHFTHTHTLAQIISTTIHSESSKYLNSMGCTVREKHIRANRKPRAVKSDNDHSVKSGLNESGTRLFNYHMGCNNESGQNPNSHFDDSGWGYCTEEQLEEILLKNIEFLYGEAISKLGALGYEEDVAMKAILKNGHCYGGMDVLTNIMHNALTYLNNGCSNGNSDGLEVEPVFVDLRQLEEYSLAGMVCLLQQVKPQLSKGDAMWCLLMSDLHVGRASVMDIPCLPSHGSDGGGCGSTPVSSNVENVGNYPVGVAPALCRFHGGWGFGTGGTSEFPMNGLFSYASEMTLQREIECPKRFNLTPSMKNLLKRNVAAFAAGFRANSKELQTQANGDGKPATGAKTTGTDVQNEESQDAKSQDVVSSMLDKFRDLNLDENIEYVPEDQKDDMILGLLNQIKDLERQVKERKEWAHQKAMQAARKLSHDLTELKMLRMEREENQRLKKGKQTLEDSTMKRLSEMENALRKASGQVDRANAAVRRLETENAEIKAEMEASKLSASESVTTCLEIAKREKKGLKRLLAWEKQKTKFQEDIAAEKQNILELEAQLSGVEASQKGTEEKWKQALKAKEAALAQVEAERRLKEADEATQKRGHEALRLKIEIDFQRHKDDLQRLEQELSRLKLSTEINHQSNNSPVTTEGTEHQEETIASMLSELDNHESSENGGSDRKCFFCVKEEVSVVFLPCAHQVLCSNCSDNYGKKGKALCPCCRVPIEQRIRVFGAGSS, from the exons ATGCAGGCCCCTCATTCTCATTTTTCTCAATCCTCACCCCacttcacacacacacacacacttgcTCAGATCATTTCTACCACAATCCACAGCGAATCTTCAAAATATCT AAATTCAATGGGTTGTACTGTCAGAGAGAAACATATACGTGCCAATAGAAAGCCTAGAGCTGTGAAATCTGATAATGATCATAGTGTAAAATCGGGTTTAAACGAATCGGGCACTAGGCTTTTTAATTACCATATGGGTTGTAATAATGAGTCGGGTCAAAACCCTAATTCCCATTTTGATGATAGTGGTTGGGGGTATTGTACTGAGGAACAATTGGAGGAGATATTGTTGAAGAATATCGAGTTTCTGTACGGTGAGGCTATTTCGAAGCTTGGTGCTTTGGGTTATGAGGAGGATGTGGCGATGAAGGCCATTTTGAAGAATGGGCATTGTTATGGGGGGATGGATGTTTTGACTAATATTATGCATAATGCGTTGACGTATTTGAATAATGGGTGTAGTAATGGGAATTCAGATGGGCTTGAGGTTGAGCCGGTTTTTGTGGATTTGAGGCAGTTGGAGGAGTATTCGCTTGCGGGTATGGTTTGTTTGTTGCAGCAGGTGAAGCCGCAGTTGAGTAAAGGGGATGCTATGTGGTGTCTTTTAATGAGTGATCTTCATGTCGGTCGGGCTAGTGTGATGGATATTCCGTGCCTTCCTTCACATGGTAGTGATGGTGGTGGATGTGGGAGTACTCCGGTTTCTAGTAATGTGGAGAATGTTGGTAATTATCCTGTTGGTGTTGCACCAGCTCTTTGTAGGTTTCATGGTGGTTGGGGTTTTGGAACTGGAGGTACTTCTGAATTTCCTATGAATGGGTTGTTTTCTTATGCATCGGAGATGACTTTGCAAAGAGAGATTGAGTGCCCAAAGAGGTTTAATCTGACCCCGTCAATGAAGAATTTGTTGAAGAGGAACGTTGCAGCGTTTGCTGCTGGATTTAGAGCAAACTCAAAAGAGTTGCAAACTCAAGCTAATGGTGATGGTAAGCCAGCTACTGGAGCCAAAACTACTGGGACTGATGTTCAGAATGAGGAGTCCCAAGATGCTAAAAGCCAGGACGTGGTTAGTTCAATGCTGGATAAATTTCGTGatttgaatcttgatgagaatatTGAGTATGTTCCGGAGGATCAGAAAGATGATATGATTTTAGGTCTGTTGAATCAGATTAAGGACTTGGAGAGACAGGTGAAGGAGCGGAAAGAATGGGCACACCAAAAGGCAATGCAAGCTGCAAGAAAGTTAAGCCATGACCTGACAGAGCTTAAGATGCTGAGAATGGAAAGGGAAGAGAACCAGCGATTGAAAAAGGGGAAGCAGACACTAGAAGACTCCACCATGAAACGTCTGTCGGAGATGGAGAATGCTTTGAGAAAGGCAAGTGGCCAAGTGGACCGTGCAAATGCAGCTGTGAGGCGGCTTGAGACCGAAAATGCAGAAATAAAGGCAGAAATGGAGGCTTCAAAATTAAGTGCCTCAGAGTCGGTGACTACCTGTCTGGAAATTGCAAAGAGAGAAAAGAAGGGTTTGAAGAGACTCTTGGCTTGGGAGAAACAAAAGACCAAGTTTCAGGAGGACATTGCAGCCGAGAAACAGAACATTCTAGAGTTGGAAGCTCAGTTGTCTGGAGTAGAAGCATCTCAAAAAGGGACTGAG GAAAAGTGGAAGCAGGCACTGAAGGCTAAAGAAGCAGCCTTAGCACAAGTAGAGGCCGAAAGACGCCTTAAGGAAGCAGACGAGGCTACTCAGAAAAGGGGGCATGAGGCCTTGCGCCTAAAGATAGAGATAGATTTTCAGCGTCACAAAGACGACCTGCAAAGGCTTGAGCAGGAACTTTCTCGCCTTAAACTGTCTACTGAGATAAATCATCAGTCGAACAACTCACCGGTTACCACCGAGGGGACAGAGCATCAAGAAGAAACAATTGCAAGCATGCTTAGCGAGCTAGATAACCATGAGTCGTCAGAAAATGGTGGCAGTGATCGGAAATGCTTTTTCTGTGTGAAAGAAGAAGTTTCAGTTGTTTTTCTCCCCTGTGCCCATCAAGTTCTGTGTTCGAATTGTAGTGACAATTATGGAAAAAAGGGAAAAGCTCTATGTCCCTGCTGCCGGGTACCGATTGAACAAAGGATTCGGGTGTTTGGTGCAGGCTCGTCGTAG
- the LOC141664842 gene encoding aluminum-activated malate transporter 12-like, which produces MTGATATYFRFLPYIKQNFDYGVVIFVLTFNLIAVSSYQVGSVLKIARDRFYTIAIGCVVCLIMSVIVFPNWSGEDLHNSTVNRLEGLAKSIEACVSGYFNNEAPDINEDEPEEFPVCLGYKAILDSKSTDETLALHARWEPRHSRHKRFPGKQYVKLGGVIRHFAYTVVALHGCIQTEIQTPRHVRALFKDPCTRLAEEISTVLKELANSIHNRYQCSPEILSDHLHEALRDLNTAFKAQPRLFIGPATHTSEILAQAAAVAASDPDKYLSSVQPDSAALLSEWRLSKRASNGLVQVADKKVLKPTLSKITLTSLEFSEALPFAAFSSLLIEIVAKLEIVIKEVEELGKKAKFRECNNCSRGDNVIVTVLRSQSNLSDDPS; this is translated from the exons ATGACAGGGGCGACAGCTACATATTTCAGATTTCTACCTTATATAAAGCAAAATTTTGATTACGGTGTAGTGATATTTGTCTTGACCTTCAATCTGATTGCTGTTTCAAGCTATCAAGTTGGTAGTGTACTGAAGATTGCACGCGATCGCTTTTACACTATTGCTATTGGTTGTGTTGTCTGCCTTATCATGAGTGTAATAGTCTTCCCAAATTGGTCTGGAGAGGACCTCCATAATTCCACAGTAAATAGACTTGAAGGATTAGCAAAGTCAATCGAAG CATGTGTCTCTGGATACTTCAATAACGAAGCACCGGACATTAATGAAGATGAGCCTGAAGAATTTCCTGTTTGCCTGGGGTATAAAGCTATCCTGGACTCGAAGTCTACTGATgagaccttg GCATTACATGCGAGGTGGGAGCCCAGGCATTCAAGACACAAACGTTTTCCTGGGAAACAATACGTAAAACTGGGAGGTGTTATTCGCCATTTTGCATACACAGTTGTTGCTCTTCATGGATGTATACAAACTGAAATCCAG ACTCCACGACATGTTCGGGCCCTCTTTAAAGATCCGTGCACTCGCCTTGCTGAAGAAATATCAACAGTGCTAAAGGAGCTAGCCAATAGCATACACAATCGTTATCAATGCTCTCCAGAGATACTCTCTGACCATCTACATGAGGCATTAAGAGACCTTAACACTGCCTTCAAAGCTCAGCCAAGACTTTTTATAGGTCCAGCAACTCACACAAGCGAAATTCTAGCCCAAGCAGCCGCAGTGGCTGCCAGCGATCCTGATAAGTACTTGTCAAGTGTACAACCAGATTCAGCTGCTCTACTGTCTGAATGGAGATTATCTAAAAGAGCTTCTAATGGATTAGTCCAGGTGGCTGATAAAAAAGTGCTTAAACCAACACTTAGCAAGATCACACTCACCAGTCTCGAGTTCTCAGAAGCACTTCCTTTTGCTGCATTTTCTTCTTTGCTAATAGAGATTGTGGCAAAACTGGAAATTGTCATTAAAGAAGTCGAAGAATTGGGAAAAAAAGCTAAATTTAGGGAATGTAACAACTGTAGTCGAGGGGATAACGTGATCGTGACTGTTCTAAGATCTCAAAGTAACCTATCCGATGATCCATCCTGA